Proteins encoded together in one Acidobacteriota bacterium window:
- a CDS encoding HupE/UreJ family protein, whose amino-acid sequence MSASTWATAKPRAAHRAGRRLPFVLLASLALPAALGAHEVRPAYLEVTEVSAGRFEVLWKQPILPDDDPGLVLRLPIAPRFPAHCRETGRALPDLTAAALIERWTLTCGEMGLAGAEISIDGLPRTLTDVLLRARLLDGTSVDHLLRSEAPRVVLSAESTGGASVPTYLVLGIEHLLFGFDHILFVVGLLFFVRRPLQLVQVVTAFTAAHSVTLALSSLGVVRLSQRPVEAVIALSILFLAVELARGARRERSAMARSPWAIAFGFGLLHGFGFAGALAEIGLPESARATALLLFNVGVEIGQLAIVGALLALLQTVRIWRVPVPAFAAQMPIYVMGTVSAYWFVERVLSMVSAAP is encoded by the coding sequence ATGTCCGCTTCGACATGGGCGACCGCGAAGCCGCGGGCCGCACACCGCGCCGGGCGCCGGCTGCCGTTTGTTCTCCTGGCATCGCTCGCCCTTCCCGCAGCTCTCGGCGCCCACGAAGTGCGGCCCGCCTACCTCGAGGTGACGGAGGTATCCGCCGGACGCTTCGAGGTGCTCTGGAAGCAGCCGATCCTGCCGGACGACGACCCCGGACTCGTCCTCCGGCTGCCGATCGCGCCACGATTCCCCGCGCACTGCCGGGAGACCGGCCGCGCGCTCCCCGACCTGACGGCGGCTGCCCTCATCGAGCGCTGGACGCTGACCTGCGGCGAGATGGGGCTCGCGGGCGCGGAGATCTCCATCGACGGCCTGCCGCGCACCCTTACCGACGTCCTGCTCCGGGCGCGCCTGCTGGACGGGACGTCCGTCGACCACCTTCTCCGCTCGGAGGCGCCGCGCGTGGTCCTGTCCGCGGAGTCGACCGGCGGGGCATCGGTACCCACCTACCTGGTGCTCGGCATCGAGCACCTGCTGTTCGGATTCGACCACATCCTGTTCGTCGTGGGCCTGTTGTTCTTCGTACGCCGGCCGCTGCAACTCGTGCAGGTCGTGACGGCGTTCACCGCGGCGCACAGCGTCACTCTGGCGCTGTCGTCGCTGGGGGTCGTCAGGCTTTCGCAACGGCCGGTCGAGGCCGTGATCGCGCTCAGCATCCTGTTCCTGGCCGTCGAGCTGGCCCGCGGCGCGCGGCGAGAACGGTCGGCGATGGCGCGCTCGCCATGGGCGATCGCCTTCGGTTTCGGTCTGCTGCACGGCTTCGGGTTCGCCGGCGCGCTGGCCGAGATCGGGCTCCCCGAGTCGGCCCGCGCGACGGCCCTGCTGTTGTTCAACGTGGGAGTCGAGATCGGACAGCTCGCCATCGTCGGGGCGCTGCTAGCGCTGCTGCAAACGGTTAGAATCTGGCGGGTCCCGGTGCCCGCGTTCGCCGCGCAGATGCCGATCTACGTCATGGGCACGGTTTCCGCCTACTGGTTCGTCGAACGGGTGCTGTCGATGGTGTCGGCCGCGCCGTGA
- a CDS encoding DUF3604 domain-containing protein encodes MPRHDHRSGVSLAPRRRIAARLGAVALLGLTLAGCGGDEGRVAAAAPRNAAASASPAESAGAAATVPDPLRNVYFGDLHTHTNFSYDAFLNGTRATPDDAYRYAQGEPLTHAAGFEIQLDRPLDFFAVTDHASFLGMLPAMLDPGQEASRHPDAELARRIAAGELTGAERGAAYADIRAHTLGTRDGLLDLDVVRSAWRETIAAAERHNDPGRFTTFIAYEFTGSPENQNLHRNVIFRGSAAPEVPFSRLDSFNPEALWAWMDRNREAGMEALAIPHNSNGSNGLMFRLATYAGEPLDAAYAETRTRNEPLVEITQTKGTSDTHPALSPNDEWADFEIWSYRIGGGTTPSQPSGSYVREAYLNGLRLEEERGINPFRFGLVGATDNHAGSGAPSESDYFTAGGRPQRGASIPFDPPRPDGSLYSASPLGAIRGASGLTGVWAEENTRESIYDAFRRKETFATTGPRMRLRFFAGYDYADDLADDPDLVAAAYAGGVAMGGELAAPGRRVPRFLVWASRDPESNPLARLQVIKGWLEDGETHERVYDVACSDGASVDPETHRCPDNGATVDLGTCIASDDAGDAELRTLWADPDFDPAQRAIYYVRALENPSCRWSTWEAVRAGVEPRPDLPATIQERAWSSPIWVTP; translated from the coding sequence ATGCCGCGTCACGACCACCGTTCAGGAGTTTCTCTCGCACCCCGTCGACGGATTGCCGCACGACTCGGCGCCGTCGCGCTGCTGGGGCTGACGCTTGCGGGCTGCGGCGGCGACGAGGGTCGCGTCGCCGCCGCGGCGCCGCGGAACGCCGCCGCATCCGCCAGTCCCGCCGAGTCGGCCGGCGCCGCCGCGACGGTTCCCGACCCGCTGCGCAACGTCTACTTCGGCGACCTCCACACGCACACCAACTTCTCCTACGACGCGTTCCTAAACGGCACGCGGGCCACCCCGGACGACGCCTACCGCTACGCGCAGGGCGAGCCGCTGACCCACGCGGCCGGATTCGAGATCCAGCTCGACAGGCCGCTGGACTTCTTCGCGGTCACCGACCACGCCAGCTTCCTGGGCATGCTGCCGGCGATGCTGGATCCCGGGCAGGAGGCGTCGCGGCACCCGGACGCCGAGCTGGCGCGGCGCATCGCCGCCGGCGAGCTGACCGGCGCCGAGCGGGGCGCGGCGTACGCGGACATCCGGGCCCACACCCTGGGAACGCGCGACGGCCTGCTCGACCTCGACGTGGTGCGCTCCGCCTGGCGCGAGACCATCGCAGCGGCCGAGCGCCACAACGATCCGGGCCGTTTCACCACCTTCATCGCCTACGAGTTCACCGGCAGCCCCGAGAACCAGAACCTGCACCGCAACGTGATCTTCCGCGGCAGCGCGGCGCCCGAGGTGCCGTTCAGCCGTCTCGACTCGTTCAATCCGGAGGCGCTGTGGGCGTGGATGGACCGCAACCGCGAGGCGGGAATGGAGGCCCTGGCCATCCCGCACAACTCGAACGGCTCCAACGGCCTGATGTTCCGGCTGGCGACCTACGCCGGCGAGCCGCTCGACGCCGCCTACGCCGAGACGCGCACGCGCAACGAGCCGCTGGTGGAGATCACCCAGACCAAGGGCACCTCCGACACCCATCCGGCCCTCTCCCCCAACGACGAGTGGGCGGACTTCGAGATCTGGTCCTACCGCATCGGCGGCGGCACCACACCGAGCCAGCCGTCCGGCAGCTACGTGCGCGAGGCCTACCTGAACGGCCTGCGCCTGGAGGAGGAACGCGGGATCAACCCGTTCCGCTTCGGGCTCGTCGGGGCCACCGACAACCATGCCGGCTCGGGCGCGCCGAGCGAGTCCGACTACTTCACCGCCGGCGGCCGCCCGCAGCGGGGCGCCTCGATACCGTTCGACCCGCCGCGGCCGGACGGCAGCCTCTACAGCGCCTCGCCGCTCGGGGCGATCCGCGGCGCGTCGGGCCTGACCGGAGTGTGGGCGGAGGAGAACACGCGCGAGTCGATATACGACGCCTTCCGGCGCAAGGAGACGTTCGCCACCACCGGGCCGCGCATGCGGCTGCGGTTCTTCGCCGGCTACGACTATGCGGACGACCTCGCGGACGACCCGGACCTCGTTGCGGCGGCCTATGCCGGCGGCGTCGCCATGGGCGGCGAGCTGGCCGCACCGGGCCGGCGCGTCCCGAGGTTCCTGGTCTGGGCGAGCCGCGATCCGGAAAGCAACCCGCTGGCCCGGCTCCAGGTCATCAAGGGCTGGCTCGAGGACGGCGAGACGCACGAACGGGTCTACGATGTCGCCTGCTCGGACGGCGCGTCGGTGGACCCGGAGACGCACCGCTGCCCCGACAACGGCGCCACCGTGGACCTCGGCACCTGTATCGCGAGCGATGACGCCGGCGACGCCGAGCTGCGCACGCTGTGGGCCGATCCCGACTTCGATCCGGCGCAACGCGCCATCTACTACGTGCGGGCGCTCGAGAACCCCTCCTGCCGCTGGTCCACCTGGGAGGCGGTCCGCGCCGGCGTGGAGCCGCGTCCCGATCTCCCGGCCACCATCCAGGAGCGGGCCTGGTCGTCGCCGATCTGGGTCACGCCCTGA
- a CDS encoding ABC transporter ATPase, which translates to MPRIAFDELPEDARVWIFSAERRLSGPERARLLSEVDAFIDQWGAHGMPLTAGRALEYDQFLFVAVDQRAAGPSGCSVDALVRQMKALQQEIGVELVDHAPVLFRQGEEIARVPRDAFAELAEAGEVGPGTTVFNNTLTSLGDVRAGRWEVPASDSWHARAFF; encoded by the coding sequence ATGCCGCGGATTGCGTTCGATGAGTTGCCCGAGGATGCACGAGTCTGGATCTTCTCGGCGGAGCGAAGGCTGAGCGGGCCGGAACGGGCACGGTTGCTGTCCGAGGTCGATGCCTTCATCGATCAGTGGGGGGCGCACGGGATGCCGCTGACCGCGGGTCGTGCCCTGGAGTACGACCAGTTCCTCTTCGTCGCGGTGGACCAGCGCGCGGCCGGCCCCTCCGGTTGCTCCGTCGATGCCCTCGTCCGGCAGATGAAGGCGCTGCAGCAGGAGATCGGGGTGGAACTCGTCGACCATGCCCCCGTGCTGTTCCGGCAAGGTGAGGAGATCGCCCGGGTGCCGCGGGATGCGTTCGCGGAGCTGGCCGAGGCGGGCGAGGTCGGTCCCGGCACCACCGTGTTCAACAACACGCTGACCAGCCTGGGCGACGTGCGGGCCGGACGGTGGGAGGTGCCGGCGTCCGATTCGTGGCATGCGCGCGCGTTCTTCTGA
- a CDS encoding phospholipase, translating to MTTRTHDAASPAGAAVQPAVQAAVAAHTIPATTHGRYLVAPADGPGPAPLLVGFHGYGEHAERHLAELDRIPGAARWTRAAVQALHRHYSDSRRHVVGSWMTRQDRELAIADNIAYVRDVVGAVRRTRETTGTLVYCGFSQGAAMAYRAGLRAGHACRGIIALAGDVPPDLRADPDLAWPPVLIGRGRLDAWYTQEKMDVDLAFLESAGAPVTPLVFDGGHEWTDDFRAEAGRFLGGLA from the coding sequence GTGACCACCCGCACCCACGACGCGGCATCGCCGGCCGGCGCTGCGGTCCAACCCGCCGTACAGGCTGCCGTGGCCGCCCATACGATCCCAGCGACGACGCACGGCCGCTATCTCGTCGCGCCGGCCGACGGGCCGGGGCCGGCGCCGCTGCTGGTCGGGTTCCACGGCTACGGCGAGCACGCCGAGCGTCATCTGGCCGAGCTCGACCGTATTCCCGGGGCCGCGCGGTGGACGCGGGCGGCGGTGCAGGCTCTCCACCGGCACTACAGCGACAGCCGCCGGCACGTCGTCGGAAGCTGGATGACGCGCCAGGACCGCGAGCTGGCCATCGCCGACAACATCGCCTACGTCCGCGACGTGGTCGGCGCCGTGCGGAGGACGCGCGAAACGACCGGTACGCTCGTCTACTGCGGCTTCTCGCAGGGCGCCGCCATGGCCTACCGCGCCGGACTGCGCGCCGGACACGCCTGCCGCGGCATCATCGCGCTGGCGGGCGACGTACCGCCGGACCTGCGGGCGGACCCCGACCTCGCGTGGCCGCCGGTCCTCATCGGCCGGGGCCGCCTGGACGCGTGGTACACCCAGGAGAAAATGGACGTCGACCTCGCCTTCCTGGAGAGCGCCGGCGCGCCGGTCACGCCGCTCGTCTTCGACGGCGGCCACGAGTGGACGGACGACTTCCGTGCGGAGGCGGGGCGATTCCTGGGAGGACTCGCGTGA